In Oncorhynchus mykiss isolate Arlee chromosome 32, USDA_OmykA_1.1, whole genome shotgun sequence, the DNA window gtgttagaatggccaagtcaaagtccagacctgaatccaatcgagaatctgtggaaagaactgaaaactgctgttcacaaatgctctccatccaacctcactgagctcgagctgttttgcaaggaggaatgggaaaaaatttcagtctctcgatgtgcaaaactgatagagacataccccaagcgacttacagctgtaatcgcagcaaaaggtggcgctacaaagtattaacttaagggggctgaataattttgctcgcccaatttttcagtttttgatttgttaaaaaagtttgaaatatccaataaatgtcgttccacttcatgattgtgtcccacttgttgatgattcttcacaaaaaaatacagttttttatctttatgtttgaagcctgaaatgtggcaaaaggtcgcaaagttcaagggggccgaatactttcgcaaggcactgtatgtgtggggtagagatgaggctgtaacaacaaaatgtcaagtcaaagggtatgaatactttccgaaggcactgtatgatagAGAAAGTATGTCCTCCAGTGTTCAACCTGAGCAGTAGCAAGCCTATGGCCACTAGAATAATCGTCTCTCCTCAAAGCTGCTGTGTGGTGGAGATACAGCGACTGTGAGAAGAGACGACTAATTCTATTTGTTTGGGAAACGCTAATCTCACCTGCCAGACTTTACATTACTTTTATGGTAAATTCAGAGACATTTGTCTGGCTCTGTGAGATAAGAACAATTATTGGAGTGGCTGCAAAGCCAATATAACAATGCAATGACATGGTTAACAGTGTTACACTAACTGTGGAATAACATCCATCACAATCTTAAACCACTTTTATAAGGGTATGAAGATCATATGACACACTTATGACTATTGTATAAAGGCAATTCAAACCTCATACTTTAAATGTCTTGTAGGAGAAGCCTTGCATACATACTGTGCAACATTAGCAGAAACCTTCACTCTGCCTTGGGGCAACGCTCCTTTTATCAGAAACCTTCACTCTGCCTTGGGGCAACGCTCCTTTTATCAGAAACCTTCACTCTGCCTTGGGGCAACGCTCCTTTTATCAGAAACCTTCACTCTGCCTTGGGGCAACGCTCCTTTTATCAGAAACCTTCACTCTGCCTTGGGGCAACGCTCCTTTTATCAGAAACCTTCACTCTGCCTTGGGGCAACGCTCCTTTTATCAGAAACTTTAACTCTGCCTCAGAGCAGTTTCCTCTACCAAATGTTTCCCACTGTAGATGAACATTTCAGAATTTGTACCCTAAGGACTTGAATACTGGAACTAAATTAACATGAAAAGTCAAACAGTGtcaaaaagacaaaaaaaagttTGTATTAAAATGACAATgctgtatttttatttcactttggtGTACAGTCAACATTACAAGAGCAGCATGTCTTTTTACaataaaataattacaattacaacaataATAGAAATAACAATACCATAAAATAGCCAAATTGAGTAATTTCACACTTGATAACATATTGTCTATTATATTTTCTGTTTTAAAACGAAATAGATAATTTATGTACGGAATGATGTATGATTCCTGTTGAGTGACCATCATCTCACTCACGTTCTCTTTGGTGACAGGTATCAGTTTGAATGTGGTCAAATGCAGAGGAACATGACATGGGTCTcaattagggttgcaaagggagggtatattactggaaactttcaaagtttaccagtaaactaccagaattttggtaTCTTTCAATAATTTTCTGTAATCTATCAAAAtacatctagtggccctttttGGTACCACatattatcacaggtgtctgtaattacctCTGGCACTCTGTGTGGCTTTATCACAGGTAAAATATAAAATAGAATgccaaagctgtaaaacattatcctaaatataaaccatcaacttagtgaataccactgATATTTAGTAttagggtttcagcatgaaatagaCTTGTTCTATttttactatgtcaatatgtatttgttgtcaatgttttggcATCAAAtcggtggcagttgtgaaaaagtcaatagttggaagGGTTGCAGAGTTAAATGAAAATAATGGCATTGTAGATTAGATGCTTTTCATTAATTAGGATACTTTCTATTTAATtatatggtctatctactagaaactcatggacacaGGTAAAAAAAAGGAATACTatttatgaatacattttttttaaatcattcaagtataaattaccaaagttaaGATAAATTGCCACAGActttctgttaattaccaaaattactgaagattctGGTAACTTTGGAAAActaccggtagctttgcaaccctagtctcaATGGTTAAAGCACTGGTTGAGGGGAGATATAGCACTACGATAAGCAGAGCCATAGATGGAGCAACAATAGTTTTAAACCTCTCTTCATCCCTGAATACATAACACTCCCAGACACATGCCGAGCCCAAGTGACAAATAATGAAATCAACTGTGACAAAGGTGTGTGGAGTGCATGGGCAGTTTCTAGGGGCAGCAAGTTTTCCAATTCATATTAGACACCTTAGTAACATAATTGTTCAGTAAGGCTAAACAACACAACAATGGCTATATGGATATTTGGGGTATAACTGTCAAACAGTATTAATCCAATACCAGCCTGATACAATAATAAAGTGGTATGTAATAATACCTACAATGGGGCTGTAACACAGTACCTGAGGGAACCACTAGATGTCGGTCTCAATCTAACTCAGGAGCTGTTGAGCTCAACACTTTCATTTCTTATTGCTTCACTGCCCGAATTGATCAGCAAAACTCAGTGGCATGTACAAACACTTGAGCTATGTTATTTTTCATTCCTCCCCAACCAACACACTCAAAAGAAGGGATAAAACTATCGAGATGACAACCAGTATATcatggtactgtatatctacaaAGGAAGACAAAGTGTAGTTTGTGTGTTACAATCCAGTGTGAGGTGTATCATCTACTTTGACTAAAACTAAAGGCACTAATCACAAACAGTGAATATAAATGGCTGTTCACTTTAAAGCAGTTGTGTTAAATGACAACAATTACATGAAGGCTTACTTCTATCTTCAACATAACCGGAGCCACCTTTTTCAACCCTGCAGTGAGGCTTCTCTTTCAACAAAATCTCTAGTATTACTGAATAAACTACCACTAAAATGGTTGAATAGAATCGTTGAATAGACTCTTTCAACTACAGATTTTAAAAGAGCTATTGAGATTCTCCCAAAACAGCGAGAACACCTTTTTGACCTTGACCATTGTTGCCAACATGTAGGCTTAGTAGAAATCCCACTCTGACTGGAGGAGTAAATAGTCATGCTTTGGAGAGGCCCCACTTAAGAATGACATAAACCCTAGCGTCTGAAGTACATTCCTAAACAGCTTGACTAGGAGAACGGAAAGGCACAGGTATCAAATGTACCAGAGCACAGGAAGGAGCAAATAAAAGCACTCATGTTCCTGTCCCTGGATTGGGTGATGGTTTGCATTCAGTCCAGGCACTTCAACCCAAAATCATGAAGCCAAGCCTACTTTCTACTACTGTAGAAAATGTGTTACGTCTTATATGATTAGCTTTCATATCGTATCACACATCAATGTTAGAACATCAGTCATAACTTCACTTCAGTAAGCTTGAGGTTGATTGTTACCAACACTAGGGTACCTGATTTAAATGAATGCAAAAAAGTGAAGATACATTTTATGTTTATCAAAAGTGACCTAAGTCACTGTATAAGTGATATTATTCTGGACTAACTTAAATTGACTGAGAATGAATCATTCTATCCAAAAGTGGGACATCCTattaatatgacatttgaaaacgTTGTGTTGGGTCTCTACTCAAAATATTATTCCCACGAGTCACGGGGATGTAAGATTTTAAATCTGAGCAACTACTGTATTACAGCCTGGATTATGTCTTGTTCCCCAAGGCTCCATTGAGGGTCCACTCCATATTCCATTTTATATTGATTTGATGATACAGGCATAATGTGATATGAGGCTGTAAGGGGGAACTTACAAGAGGAGAAAATGCTGAGagtctgaggttttggctgaaaGACAAACTGTGGGTTTACACtgttatcatgaggtattctggCTTTGGTGAGTTCCACCATATGGCAAACTGTTTGGTTACATACACTGTACTGCTTCATCACAAATACAAACACCACTTTTAAAGCTGACATTTTTGGGCTTTTTTCTCTCCATCTTTTGGTAAGAAAATAAATTAGCTTGAGAAAGGTGCCCTGTGCTATTACAGGGCTAACGAGCTAACAATGTTAACAATGACTAACTATGTGATTTGAGATCCACACACAGGAGAACACAACACAAGCACAGATATGACAAAAGGTTGGCTGGCTAGGTTCATTAGAACGCTGGTTCCATCACTCTGGTGTTCTTCCAAGGTCCCAAGCCATTTTGGTTCTGTGACCCCAAGTTTTGGTCTGGATTTGCCAAAAACTCTGTAAATCTTCTAGGTTAACCTTAGAATCCAcatctgattttttttttgtgtgagatGTGTGTGACCAGGTCATTTTATTAATGAGTTATTTGGGTCAAGTTCTTTAATCCTCCTGGGTTTGTGTCATCTCTGGATttctgaacagtgtgtgtgtgtgtgtgtgtataagcagGAAATAAGAAAGTGTGGATTGTGTGTGCATTTGAGGAGTACCAAAGTATATCATGTTACACATCTCTGAAACACATCCCTAGATTTCTACAGTGCATATCCATTTCTGTAGAGAACAGAAGACGAATAAACATAAATTACTCAGTAGACATATTCACTAAAGTTACCTGATTATACTATAATAAAGAACCTCTATGAAAGGTAATTCAGGGGTCTGGGCTGCTTTATAGTGTTCGTGTTTAGCATGTGGGAGCTGTGCAAAAACAATAAATGTTCACAAAATATTGAAAGTATGTTAAGGACATCAGTAGCTTTATGTCTGCATGCCCACAGACATGTGGTTTGGTTAGTGGTTGCATGGCCATGTGGGAGACCGTACAAGTGGTTAAGAAGTGTGCAGTGattaagtgtgtgtctgtgtgtgacggAGAGGTTGATGTTAGCCTTTGTGGGGATTTGTGTGGCTCTAGATTGTGTGCGTTAAATAGAAAGAAAACATGCATGTGCCTGTATGTGGTTCTATCTGCATGTATCGGTCTATATGTATCATCAAGAGGGGGGAAATCAGTGTGTGTATGATTGTACGTTTTTAACCCCGTATGGATTTTTAActggtcatctttccttccacTCAGTTAGCGGGTCCTGGGTCGGCCAAGGGCATGGTGTGTAGTACCTCGTCCAGCAGCTGCAGAGCCCGGTGCAGGTGTACCTCCACCCAACAGGGGGTATGTTTGATGCTCTGCCGGGGGTAGTCGGGCCCCCAACCTTTCACAAAGCTCAGCCGCAAAATACACAGCCTCCGGAGATCATCTACACCTATCCCCGCTGCAGCAGAAAGACCTGGAAGAAAGAGGAAGTGAGGTATCAGGGATAGGCATTTGAAAGGATTTCACTATTAGAATAATAGttgaaatacatgtttttttaagAAAACccctatatattttttacttcaaTGGGGAGTTGCTCGCATGACTCGGGAGGGAGCCGGTGCGCTacgctacactcttagaaaaaaggtttccaaaagggttcttcggctgtccacataggataaccctttttggttccaggtagaactcttttgggttacATGTAAAACCCTCTGGGGAAAgtgttcaacatggaacccaatagcgttctacctggaaccaatagGGTTCtgcaaatggttctcctatggggacagccaaagaacccttttaggttctagatagcacctttttttctaagagtgcatgcTTGTTTCAGCAGTAGGGTGGGGGAGCGGAAGAGGAGCAGGGGCTGGTGTGTGTGACAATCTGTGTGGcacggagggagagggagagagaaaagtagCCAAACCGACTGGCGCTGGATAAAAAAAACGTATTGCTTTCATAGGTTCCTATCATACCATCTGGTagtgcctgttttgactgcatcAAATcaatgtaaagaatctagctagctacagtagcctgctaagttagccagccagctagctaatgtagCAAGGCTAACTGAGGCTATTTTGGTGAGCTGATCTTCATTCATATTAACCaacagcctacctgttggttGATCATTGTAGCCTTCTCATTTAGTCAACGTAATTCCATAATTGTAATTCCATTTTGCATTGGTTAGAAATCTCCCACTTCACTTGATACACATGGAGCCTCTGACTGTAGAGCCAACAACAAGTTACACTTGTCACCTGTATGGCTATTAGGTATGCCTTTTTATGGGGCGCACGTCATAAAAACTACATTCAAAAGTCGGAGGTTTTGTAAAATTAAGAATTGAAAATGTCATGGTATATCCTTCTGTGTAGCAATGTCACATATAAATGTATTTAATTGAGAAAGCCTTCATAGTTAAAATGagtctatatattttgtattaaaaaaatgtatactcTCTCAAGTAATCAAACACTAACATCTGTTTGGATATTGAAATATTTGAATAATCGTGCCCATCCCTATGaggtatacactgagtatacaaaatattaagagatagactgaccaggtaaatccaggtgaaagctatgatcccttattgatgtcacttgttaaatccactacaaATCAGActagatgaaggggaggtgacaggttaaagaaggatttttaagccttgaaacaattgagacatggattgtgtatgtgtgccattcaaagggtgaacgggcaagacaagaGTTTTAAGTGCCCTTGAACggggaatggtagtaggtgccaggctcaccggtttctcaagaactgcaacgctgatgggtttttcacgctcaacagtttcccttgtgtataaagaatggtccaccacccgaagGGCATTCAGCCAACTTAAccaaactgtgggaagcattggggtcaACATGGGACGGCATtcttgtggaatgcttttgacaccttgtagagtccatgccccgactaattgaggctgttaAATGGGATAAAAGGAGTGCGGgtgcaactccatattaggaaggtgttcctaatgtttggtatagtcagtGGTGTCCCACAGGGGTCAATACTTGGACCCATTGTCATTCAACAGAGGTTATAAATTCACAATAGCCTAAtggaaaaatgtaaataaaagacACGAAGGCTGTGCATATCTCATACACTGTACATTGTACTTACTGACTGCAGGGGCAATGCCTCCAACACTGCCTGGCCCGGGGATGTTGCCGGCCACGGCGGCAGcctgagctgctgctgctgcctgcgcTGTAGCTGCTTGCTGCTGCATCTGCCTGTGACACTGTCTCAGGTCAAACACCTACAGGGGAGAGAACAGTCTGATGTCAGAACACCTACAGAGAGTCATCAGTGTCCAGTGAAATTCCTATAGGAAGGTTATCAAGAGGTCAAACAACTGCAAAGAGAACAGACGAAAGTCATTGTGTTCCTCACCTTGATGTAGGCGCCGGGGTAGATCTTGTGTACTGCGTCGCCTGGTGCTCTGCCTGCCTCTCGGTCCAGGTAGTAGCTCTGCACGAACACGGCATGGTCGCTCATACAGCGCATCCACACATCTCCCTCGCCACGACACTCCAGCTGCACTCCTTTACCTATGTGCAacctgtgagagagggagagatgaagatgATGAGTACAAGTGAATATAAGTTGTATTAAAGTGTTATATTTCAATCAATAAAAGAAGTTGCATTTTGCTAGAGTGGGTCTTCTGCCACTGGTACAAAACAGATAGAGACAAGGCATGGCATTATTATGAACGAGAGATATACATCTATTCatagtttgcaaaaaggcatagATATACCAATCCAagccaaaagaacacagacacatataaaaacatacaaaatagACATTTGTGGCAAGGTAAGAACTAGCATGCTTATTGATATAGAGATGGCATTAGAGGAGCACAGACCTGGCTCTTTCGCTGGAGTCGGTGCGGTGGACGTTGCTGAGCTGGCCCAGACAGAAGCGGTCGCCCCCTGAGGGGTCCACGTAGCCGTCCACCGTCACCACCGGGCAGCTGGCCGGCACCTTGAACATCTCCCCCACCTGGACATCCATCTCAAAGTAGGAGATGGAGCACCAGAACTCTGGTCCTGCACACAGACAAAGATGTGGATAGCAGAGTGTTTGTGCATCTATAcatctacatacagtgcatttggaaagaattcaaccccttgactttttacacattttgttaagttatagccttattctaaaatgtattaaattgttttttccccttgtcagtctacacacaataccccataatgacaaagcaaaaataggtttttagaaatgtttgcaaatttacaaaaaatgtaaaaatgaaacatgacatttacataagcattcagaccctttaaatcagtactttgttgaagcacctttgacagtgattacagtcttgaggtttcttgtgtatgacgctacaagcttggcacacctgtatttggtgagtttctcccattcttctctgcagttcccctcaagctctgtcaggttgaatggggagcatcgctgcatagctattttcaggtctctccaaagatgtttgagggttctcccgaagccactcctgtgttgtcttggttgtgtgcctaggttcattgtcctgtttgtTAGAAGGTGAAGCTGccccctagtctgaggtcctgagcgctctggagcaaggtttcatcaaggatccctctgtactttgctccgttcatctttccctcgatcctgactagtctcccagtccctgccgctgaaaaacattcccacagatgatgctgccaccaccatacttcaccatagggatggtgccaggtttcctccagatgtgacgcttggcattcacgccaaatagttcaatcttggtttcatcagaccagagaatcttgtttctcatggtctgagagtcctttaggtgcttttggcaaactccaagccagctgtcatgtgccttttactgagaagtggatTCCGTTTGTCCACTCCACCaaaaaggcttgattggtggagtgctgcagagatggttgtccttctggaaggttctcccaaccttacagaggaactctggagctctgtcagagggaccatcaggtttttggtcaccaccctgaccaagacCCATCTCCCCAATCGCTCAGTTTGGCGTGGgcagccagctttaggaagagtcttggtggttccaaacttcttccatttaagaatgatggaggccaatgtgttcttggggacctccattgctgcagacattttttgtacctttccccagatttgtgcatcgacacaatcctgtctctgagctttattgaaaattccttcgacctcatggctgggtttttgctctgacatgcactgtcaactgtaggaccttatctagacaggtgtgttcctttccaaatcatgtccaattaattccatttaccgcaggtggactccaatcaagttgtagaaacatctcaaggatgatcaaaacaggatgcacctgagctcaatttcggggcttatagcaaagggtctgaatacttatgtaaataaggtatttctgtttattatttttattacatttgcaaaaaaaatctaaaacctgtttttgctttgtcattatggggaattgtgtgtagattgatgagggaatacatttatttaaatcaatttcagaataaggctataacgtaacaaaatgattCAACAGGTCTGAATACCTCCCGAACGTGTGTATGTGTTGTCTTACCTGGATGATTGGACACAGGGGGAGGAAATGAAGCCGAGCCATGATGCTGAGACCCTAAAAGGTGAACAAATAAAAGATGTAGATTACGACACAGGTTACCAAACATACACTATCCCTAGGGCTGGGCGGTGTACCATATTTTACGAAACACCGTTATTGGTGCCTGGAGTGATTTGGGTTTTTACTTgaccttctataacggtattaAAAGTTTGTTTTGTTAAAAGTGATATGCCATGTGTAACTTACATTTTTACAATTTACTCCGATACTTGAGTAATATTTCgccactctcactctcactctctccatgccactttccacacagacctagccccgccccctgtcacatGCATTGAGTCTGCAAGGTCAATGCAGCACAAGCAACATTGTTGATGACAACGATGCTtttttcactttgcttcttaatagaaatccactagcgttctataattacaatattagtttgtgtttcttcttttcttagcaagttagGCCTAAATCGCGTTAGCTGCTAATGCTAatcagcataccaccctgcatcccactgcatggttgcctctgaagctaagtagggttggtcctggtcggtccctggatgggagaccaaatgctGCTAGAAGtgatgttggagggccagtaggaggcattcCTTTctttggtctaaaaaaatatctcaatgccccagggcagtgattgggaacATTGCCCTGTGTATGGTGCTgtctttctgactctctgtggtcactaaagatcccatggcacttatcgtaagagtaaggGTGTTAACACTGGTATCTTGGCtgaattcccaatctggccataaaatcatccccagcttctaaatggctcattcatccccctttctctcccctgtaactattccccagattgttgctgtaaatgagaatatgttctcagtcaacttagttagctagctacctaacaaaCACATTTATTGAGTCAACaatatcttctaaatcaaagaagAATATGCAaagcatgaatatgttagctacatgaagtatcTATGAGAAAACATTAAATGTTACCAAAGagtatagggtcccctaggaaacacttaacaacactttggttcctaccctgtcacaataactcctccctggcattttcatttgttgtcatgtgaaacactgtattcaaagtgcccactattatatttTAACAATAGAATTGGAATAATCCTTCTATTTcaatgattccaacagttcaccaaaGTGTTTTGCTCTAAAACGCCAGTCAAATCGCAATTTCAACATTTGGTGAAAAATAAGGCCTAGATTGTTTGCTTATATCATGCAGCCCTTTGTGGCAGTGCGGAAATGATcccaaatgagtgcaggaaatgcaaaaatgtatcaattgtttttggttgaagttgaattgaacagtataaaacaatcataatggagaaagacccattgaaatcacttagaatatatgtgttgccaccctatgGTCACACACTACTCAGAAAGCAAATTTAAACTTGTATCATTTAAACTTTTATTATATTTTTATCCAACATAAAATACTgtccaaaatgtaaaaaatatcaagatatgatattttggccataacACCCAGCCCTAACTTTTCCTAACAATATCCCAAAAAAAACACCTCAGAAGACATACGGACACACTTTGGGCTTGCATACTATAACTTACTGTAACTGCCTAACTTACAGAAGTGGGTTGGATGGTGGAGAGGAGGCTGTTGGTGGCCACgcccattctgttgttggggtccTACAGGAGTGTAGGATGCTGTGCTGCTGCCTGTCCAAGTTGCTGAATTCCCCCAAAATAAATACAAGTTAACAACATGCACATCAATCTAGCAAACAACCATTTAGCATTTTTACTAATATTTTGATTCATTTTTACACTTTCTAAATATGATGATCCATCATGCCATTGAAATGAATTGTGTATTGCTccctgagtgtttgtgtgtgtgtgtgtgtgtgtgtgtgtgtgtgtgtatgtgtgtgtgtgtgtgtgtgaaccataTGGCAGTACTAACTGTGGAACgcagcctgtgtctgtgtgtgtttggagctGTTGTATCCATTCTGACCAGACGGGAGCTGGGGTGGCTGGGGGGTGTGTGGTGGCCCATGTGGTAGCCCGTGTGTTGGGGTGGAGGGGGGCGGCGTGGGGGTTATAGGGGTCATGACCTGACCCTGCGGAGAGGCGATCTGTAGGAGCCCCTCACTGTGACCTCCCTGGAGAGGCAGCATAGAGCCgggcactagagagagaggaagacagaaagagagacagagagagagagagacacacaagaaGAGCTACCAGGTTGTTTTCAATATCAATAGGTAGGCAGAAGTCGATAAACAAATGTCATATAACAG includes these proteins:
- the LOC110488280 gene encoding mothers against decapentaplegic homolog 4 isoform X2, which translates into the protein MSVNAPSSNDACLSIVHSLMCHRQGGENEGFAKRAIESLVKKLKEKKDELDSLITAITTNGVHPSKCVTIQRTLDGRLQVAGRKGFPHVIYARLWRWPDLHKNELKHVKFCQYAFDLKYDNVCVNPYHYERVVSPGIVGLSLQNTALSLSPLGTPGRLIKEEYIHDCIQMDMPLGMSPSDHPHPGALKLPPPDHYGQPLPPLQLPPEPQCAPPPITLYPNMPLSPTVPGSMLPLQGGHSEGLLQIASPQGQVMTPITPTPPPSTPTHGLPHGPPHTPQPPQLPSGQNGYNSSKHTQTQAAFHTTWTGSSTASYTPVGPQQQNGRGHQQPPLHHPTHFWSQHHGSASFPPPVSNHPGPEFWCSISYFEMDVQVGEMFKVPASCPVVTVDGYVDPSGGDRFCLGQLSNVHRTDSSERARLHIGKGVQLECRGEGDVWMRCMSDHAVFVQSYYLDREAGRAPGDAVHKIYPGAYIKVFDLRQCHRQMQQQAATAQAAAAAQAAAVAGNIPGPGSVGGIAPAVSLSAAAGIGVDDLRRLCILRLSFVKGWGPDYPRQSIKHTPCWVEVHLHRALQLLDEVLHTMPLADPGPAN
- the LOC110488280 gene encoding mothers against decapentaplegic homolog 4 isoform X3, with product MSVNAPSSNDACLSIVHSLMCHRQGGENEGFAKRAIESLVKKLKEKKDELDSLITAITTNGVHPSKCVTIQRTLDGRLQVAGRKGFPHVIYARLWRWPDLHKNELKHVKFCQYAFDLKYDNVCVNPYHYERVVSPGIVGLSLQNTALSLSPLGTPGRLIKEEYIHDCIQMDMPLGMSPSDHPHPGALKLPPPDHYGQPLPPLQLPPEPQCAPPPITLYPNMPLSPTVPGSMLPLQGGHSEGLLQIASPQGQVMTPITPTPPPSTPTHGLPHGPPHTPQPPQLPSATWTGSSTASYTPVGPQQQNGRGHQQPPLHHPTHFCKLGSYRSQHHGSASFPPPVSNHPGPEFWCSISYFEMDVQVGEMFKVPASCPVVTVDGYVDPSGGDRFCLGQLSNVHRTDSSERARLHIGKGVQLECRGEGDVWMRCMSDHAVFVQSYYLDREAGRAPGDAVHKIYPGAYIKVFDLRQCHRQMQQQAATAQAAAAAQAAAVAGNIPGPGSVGGIAPAVSLSAAAGIGVDDLRRLCILRLSFVKGWGPDYPRQSIKHTPCWVEVHLHRALQLLDEVLHTMPLADPGPAN
- the LOC110488280 gene encoding mothers against decapentaplegic homolog 4 isoform X4, with the protein product MSVNAPSSNDACLSIVHSLMCHRQGGENEGFAKRAIESLVKKLKEKKDELDSLITAITTNGVHPSKCVTIQRTLDGRLQVAGRKGFPHVIYARLWRWPDLHKNELKHVKFCQYAFDLKYDNVCVNPYHYERVVSPGIVGLSLQNTALSLSPLGTPGRLIKEEYIHDCIQMDMPLGMSPSDHPHPGALKLPPPDHYGQPLPPLQLPPEPQCAPPPITLYPNMPLSPTVPGSMLPLQGGHSEGLLQIASPQGQVMTPITPTPPPSTPTHGLPHGPPHTPQPPQLPSATWTGSSTASYTPVGPQQQNGRGHQQPPLHHPTHFWSQHHGSASFPPPVSNHPGPEFWCSISYFEMDVQVGEMFKVPASCPVVTVDGYVDPSGGDRFCLGQLSNVHRTDSSERARLHIGKGVQLECRGEGDVWMRCMSDHAVFVQSYYLDREAGRAPGDAVHKIYPGAYIKVFDLRQCHRQMQQQAATAQAAAAAQAAAVAGNIPGPGSVGGIAPAVSLSAAAGIGVDDLRRLCILRLSFVKGWGPDYPRQSIKHTPCWVEVHLHRALQLLDEVLHTMPLADPGPAN
- the LOC110488280 gene encoding mothers against decapentaplegic homolog 4 isoform X1, with amino-acid sequence MSVNAPSSNDACLSIVHSLMCHRQGGENEGFAKRAIESLVKKLKEKKDELDSLITAITTNGVHPSKCVTIQRTLDGRLQVAGRKGFPHVIYARLWRWPDLHKNELKHVKFCQYAFDLKYDNVCVNPYHYERVVSPGIVGLSLQNTALSLSPLGTPGRLIKEEYIHDCIQMDMPLGMSPSDHPHPGALKLPPPDHYGQPLPPLQLPPEPQCAPPPITLYPNMPLSPTVPGSMLPLQGGHSEGLLQIASPQGQVMTPITPTPPPSTPTHGLPHGPPHTPQPPQLPSGQNGYNSSKHTQTQAAFHTTWTGSSTASYTPVGPQQQNGRGHQQPPLHHPTHFCKLGSYRSQHHGSASFPPPVSNHPGPEFWCSISYFEMDVQVGEMFKVPASCPVVTVDGYVDPSGGDRFCLGQLSNVHRTDSSERARLHIGKGVQLECRGEGDVWMRCMSDHAVFVQSYYLDREAGRAPGDAVHKIYPGAYIKVFDLRQCHRQMQQQAATAQAAAAAQAAAVAGNIPGPGSVGGIAPAVSLSAAAGIGVDDLRRLCILRLSFVKGWGPDYPRQSIKHTPCWVEVHLHRALQLLDEVLHTMPLADPGPAN